Proteins encoded in a region of the Enterococcus gilvus ATCC BAA-350 genome:
- a CDS encoding glycerophosphoryl diester phosphodiesterase membrane domain-containing protein: MSSLRFFFTYSREFLRHWGSYILLIVGTNIVLEMLAIPLFQFLTAFILKQGEIPYVSNTNIVTIITQHPAVLIALLLLLAVILTVIFLQFTFQLFGIKSIQTKEDRSLWEIFKQSLYHMRHLRPATFFFFLFYFVLILPFANAIFRTPLLSKVTIPVFIIEYLNEHLTFLLLLMVLSLLVSYIGIRLLFVLPLMIFSDAAPKEAVRKSLELTHHRFWHYAWRIFLLTTFLSIISFVGYGASYVLQVLLDLFPRPIPAIGAMVTLTSIQFFSQLMLAWATVLYLSVLVQKFFPLVISGERPLRMIRPSLWTRIAAAALCVFFGGSILFSNVMYLTGLEDSKPFTISHRGVDNGNGVQNTIPAMAATIKEKPDYIEMDIQETKDRQFVVFHDKNLKNLTGRDRTTHEMTLIELQDLQAVENGHVAPVASFDDYLAFANEHHQKLLIEIKTNADDSEDMVDHFIEKYQQTILANHHRIHSLDYNVVKALKDKAPKLYVSYILPYNLVFPQTPANAYTMEETTLTSDFVQRAHQEDKEVYAWTVNNADAMDRMVSLNVNGIVTDDLKTLQEQIKTYEENPSYAKRIEMYINRLPALDQRISEN; this comes from the coding sequence ATGTCTTCATTGCGTTTTTTTTTCACCTATTCACGAGAGTTTCTGCGTCATTGGGGGAGTTATATCCTTTTGATTGTTGGAACGAATATTGTTTTAGAGATGTTGGCGATCCCGCTTTTTCAGTTTCTAACGGCATTCATTTTGAAACAGGGAGAGATCCCGTATGTTTCTAACACGAATATCGTCACGATAATCACCCAGCATCCCGCTGTTTTGATCGCTCTGCTATTGTTGCTGGCAGTTATATTGACGGTGATTTTCTTGCAGTTTACGTTCCAGTTGTTTGGGATCAAAAGCATCCAGACAAAAGAGGACCGCTCGTTATGGGAGATTTTTAAGCAATCACTTTACCATATGCGGCATTTGCGTCCGGCAACATTCTTTTTCTTCCTATTTTATTTTGTATTGATCCTTCCCTTTGCCAATGCCATTTTCCGTACTCCGTTGTTGAGCAAAGTAACGATCCCGGTTTTTATAATAGAGTATTTGAATGAGCATCTAACCTTTCTTCTATTATTAATGGTTCTTTCGTTGCTCGTGTCCTATATTGGGATTCGGTTATTGTTTGTCCTTCCGCTGATGATCTTCTCGGACGCCGCTCCTAAAGAAGCCGTGCGCAAAAGTTTAGAGTTGACGCATCATCGGTTTTGGCACTATGCATGGCGTATCTTTCTTTTGACCACCTTTTTATCCATTATTTCTTTTGTAGGGTACGGGGCAAGTTACGTGTTGCAAGTGCTGCTGGATCTATTTCCGCGTCCGATTCCTGCGATCGGGGCAATGGTCACATTAACGAGCATCCAATTTTTCAGTCAATTGATGCTGGCTTGGGCGACGGTACTGTATTTAAGTGTTCTAGTCCAAAAATTCTTTCCGTTGGTGATCAGCGGGGAACGGCCATTGCGTATGATCCGTCCCAGCTTATGGACGCGAATCGCTGCGGCAGCACTATGTGTATTTTTTGGCGGGTCGATCCTGTTTAGCAATGTCATGTATTTGACGGGGCTGGAGGATTCCAAGCCGTTTACCATTTCCCATCGAGGGGTCGATAATGGCAATGGCGTGCAGAACACGATCCCCGCGATGGCGGCTACGATCAAAGAAAAGCCGGACTACATTGAGATGGATATTCAAGAAACCAAGGACCGTCAATTTGTCGTGTTCCATGATAAAAATCTGAAAAATCTCACGGGAAGAGACCGGACGACTCATGAAATGACCTTGATCGAGCTGCAAGATCTGCAAGCGGTGGAGAACGGTCATGTGGCGCCTGTGGCAAGTTTTGATGATTATTTGGCTTTTGCGAATGAGCACCATCAAAAGCTGCTGATCGAGATCAAAACGAACGCCGATGATTCCGAAGACATGGTGGATCATTTCATCGAGAAGTATCAGCAGACTATTTTAGCTAATCATCACCGTATCCATTCTTTGGATTACAATGTGGTAAAAGCGTTGAAAGACAAGGCACCAAAGTTGTATGTCAGTTATATCTTGCCTTATAATTTAGTCTTCCCGCAGACACCAGCAAATGCCTATACGATGGAGGAAACGACGTTGACCAGCGATTTTGTTCAACGAGCCCATCAAGAGGATAAGGAAGTGTATGCGTGGACAGTCAATAACGCTGATGCCATGGATCGAATGGTCTCGCTGAACGTCAACGGGATCGTGACCGATGACCTCAAGACGCTGCAGGAGCAAATTAAGACCTATGAGGAAAATCCCTCGTATGCCAAACGAATCGAGATGTACATCAATCGATTGCCGGCGCTGGATCAGCGGATCAGTGAAAATTAA
- a CDS encoding dUTP diphosphatase encodes MSKRGFEVIKAYQDKAIHLPKRATKNAAGYDFEAGEDVVIPAIWKQVIAHFTKGAEASEKIVKPVLVPTGIKAYMGEDEYLQLANRSSNPLKRFITLSNGIGVIDSDYYNNPDNEGHIMFQFSNFGLTDITIKKGERIGQGIFLPFLKADNDDADTERKGGFGSSGKQ; translated from the coding sequence ATGAGCAAACGTGGTTTTGAAGTAATTAAAGCGTATCAAGATAAGGCGATCCATTTGCCAAAACGAGCAACAAAGAATGCCGCAGGCTATGATTTTGAAGCGGGAGAAGATGTCGTGATCCCAGCGATTTGGAAGCAAGTGATCGCACACTTTACCAAAGGTGCAGAAGCATCCGAAAAAATCGTGAAACCCGTCCTTGTCCCAACAGGAATCAAGGCATATATGGGAGAAGATGAATACTTGCAGCTTGCCAATCGTTCAAGCAATCCGTTGAAACGATTCATTACATTAAGTAACGGGATCGGCGTGATCGACAGCGATTACTACAATAATCCAGACAACGAAGGCCATATCATGTTCCAATTTTCAAACTTCGGCTTGACGGATATCACGATCAAAAAAGGTGAACGAATCGGGCAAGGAATTTTCTTGCCGTTTCTTAAAGCAGACAATGATGATGCAGATACAGAACGTAAAGGCGGATTTGGTTCGTCAGGAAAACAATAA